One Notolabrus celidotus isolate fNotCel1 chromosome 18, fNotCel1.pri, whole genome shotgun sequence DNA window includes the following coding sequences:
- the acbd4 gene encoding acyl-CoA-binding domain-containing protein 4 isoform X2: protein MPVPAMAEPVVDHQRRFQAAVDVIHNLPKSGSYRPSYEVMLRFYSLYKQAVCGPCTVARPGFWDPVGRYKWDAWSSLGGMSTESAMAAYVDEMKKVAQEVINTMPMNEKTASLFHHFEPLYLVIDDMPRPPESLLTLTEDLKGSDDASGPEHVKEEEEEQAASKEDSSPPEDADPDLEFNLSEVIEVTAINITNDSGVSEGLVLTSDSESEIFCDSVDSVEQLSNVKTPVIKSNGFHNGHVSPEPSTLESEQLEGRLEGRQVGAGQGGEGAEDGKGSGPNRRSRDAGRDGSNHNWRERGVPQGSPRRGAPGGGGGGGGGGAGRGGGDGSEAAAERLHDVQLQQQIILALRRLREDMRSVMDRLEVVERLAATHTQSSEWRPCLQCAAAASQEQEERWWPFDMSGQTVVLFLLWPFVAQGLVHLLRKAQRRNRITS from the exons ATGCCGGTCCCCGCGATGGCAGAGCCTGTGGTTGATCACCAGAGACGCTTCCAGGCTGCAGTGGACGTCATCCACAACCTCCCCAAAAGTG GGTCCTACCGGCCGTCCTATGAGGTGATGCTGCGTTTCTACAGTCTGTACAAGCAGGCGGTGTGTGGACCCTGCACAGTGGCTCGACCCGGCTTCTGGGACCCTGTGGGACGCTACAaatg GGATGCCTGGAGCAGCCTGGGAGGGATGAGCACTGAGAGCGCCATGGCAGCATACGTGGACGAGATGAAGAAAGTAGCACAGGAG GTCATCAACACCATGCCCATGAATGAGAAGACAGCCTCACTCTTCCACCACTTCGAGCCTCTCTACCTGGTGATAGATGACATGCCACGGCCTCCAGAATCTCTTCTCACACTCACAGAAG ATCTCAAAGGCAGTGATGACGCTAGCGGACCAGAACatgtgaaggaggaggaagaagagcagGCTGCTTCTAAAGAAGACTCTTCTCCTCCAGAGGATGCAGATCCAGATCTGGAGTTCAACCTGTCTGAGGTCATAGAGGTCACTGCCATCAACATCACCAATG ACTCTGGAGTGTCGGAGGGTTTGGTGTTGACCAGTGACTCAGAGAGCGAGATCTTCTGTGACTCTGTGGACTCAGTGGAGCAACTCAGCAATGTAAAG ACTCCGGTCATCAAATCAAACGGTTTCCACAACGGCCACGTGTCCCCAGAACCCTCCACGCTTGAGAGTGAGCAGCTGGAGGGCCGTCTGGAGGGCCGTCAGGTCGGAGCCGGTCAGGGTGGAGAGGGGGCAGAGGACGGGAAGGGTTCAGGACCCAACAGGAGGAGTCGAGACGCTGGACGGGACGGTTCTAATCACAACTGGAGAGAAC GTGGTGTCCCTCAGGGCAGTCCGAGGCGAGGGGCCCCTGGCGGAGGTGGTGGAGGCGGTGGAGGCGGTgctggacgaggaggaggagatggttcagaggcagcagcagagaggctgCATGACgtccagctgcagcagcagatcatCCTGGCCCTACGGAGGCTCAGAGAGGACATGAGGAGTGTGATGGACCGGCTGGAGGTGGTGGAGCGGCTCGCTGCTACACAT ACCCAGAGTTCAGAGTGGAGACCATGCCTTCAGTGTGCAGCTGCTGCCTCACAAGAACAG GAGGAGCGGTGGTGGCCGTTTGACATGTCGGGTCAGACCGtcgtcctcttcctcttgtGGCCGTTCGTGGCTCAGGGTCTGGTCCACCTGCTGAGGAAGGCCCAGAGGAGGAACCGTATAACTTCATGA
- the acbd4 gene encoding acyl-CoA-binding domain-containing protein 4 isoform X1 produces the protein MVRRRQGSPSWSQPSVSCTRPLNKIQQVSVMPVPAMAEPVVDHQRRFQAAVDVIHNLPKSGSYRPSYEVMLRFYSLYKQAVCGPCTVARPGFWDPVGRYKWDAWSSLGGMSTESAMAAYVDEMKKVAQEVINTMPMNEKTASLFHHFEPLYLVIDDMPRPPESLLTLTEDLKGSDDASGPEHVKEEEEEQAASKEDSSPPEDADPDLEFNLSEVIEVTAINITNDSGVSEGLVLTSDSESEIFCDSVDSVEQLSNVKTPVIKSNGFHNGHVSPEPSTLESEQLEGRLEGRQVGAGQGGEGAEDGKGSGPNRRSRDAGRDGSNHNWRERGVPQGSPRRGAPGGGGGGGGGGAGRGGGDGSEAAAERLHDVQLQQQIILALRRLREDMRSVMDRLEVVERLAATHTQSSEWRPCLQCAAAASQEQEERWWPFDMSGQTVVLFLLWPFVAQGLVHLLRKAQRRNRITS, from the exons ATGGTCCGGAGACGACAGGGCAGTCCCAGCTGGTCCCAGCCCAG CGTCTCCTGCACTCGTCCCCTTAACAAGATTCAACAAGTCAGTGTCATGCCGGTCCCCGCGATGGCAGAGCCTGTGGTTGATCACCAGAGACGCTTCCAGGCTGCAGTGGACGTCATCCACAACCTCCCCAAAAGTG GGTCCTACCGGCCGTCCTATGAGGTGATGCTGCGTTTCTACAGTCTGTACAAGCAGGCGGTGTGTGGACCCTGCACAGTGGCTCGACCCGGCTTCTGGGACCCTGTGGGACGCTACAaatg GGATGCCTGGAGCAGCCTGGGAGGGATGAGCACTGAGAGCGCCATGGCAGCATACGTGGACGAGATGAAGAAAGTAGCACAGGAG GTCATCAACACCATGCCCATGAATGAGAAGACAGCCTCACTCTTCCACCACTTCGAGCCTCTCTACCTGGTGATAGATGACATGCCACGGCCTCCAGAATCTCTTCTCACACTCACAGAAG ATCTCAAAGGCAGTGATGACGCTAGCGGACCAGAACatgtgaaggaggaggaagaagagcagGCTGCTTCTAAAGAAGACTCTTCTCCTCCAGAGGATGCAGATCCAGATCTGGAGTTCAACCTGTCTGAGGTCATAGAGGTCACTGCCATCAACATCACCAATG ACTCTGGAGTGTCGGAGGGTTTGGTGTTGACCAGTGACTCAGAGAGCGAGATCTTCTGTGACTCTGTGGACTCAGTGGAGCAACTCAGCAATGTAAAG ACTCCGGTCATCAAATCAAACGGTTTCCACAACGGCCACGTGTCCCCAGAACCCTCCACGCTTGAGAGTGAGCAGCTGGAGGGCCGTCTGGAGGGCCGTCAGGTCGGAGCCGGTCAGGGTGGAGAGGGGGCAGAGGACGGGAAGGGTTCAGGACCCAACAGGAGGAGTCGAGACGCTGGACGGGACGGTTCTAATCACAACTGGAGAGAAC GTGGTGTCCCTCAGGGCAGTCCGAGGCGAGGGGCCCCTGGCGGAGGTGGTGGAGGCGGTGGAGGCGGTgctggacgaggaggaggagatggttcagaggcagcagcagagaggctgCATGACgtccagctgcagcagcagatcatCCTGGCCCTACGGAGGCTCAGAGAGGACATGAGGAGTGTGATGGACCGGCTGGAGGTGGTGGAGCGGCTCGCTGCTACACAT ACCCAGAGTTCAGAGTGGAGACCATGCCTTCAGTGTGCAGCTGCTGCCTCACAAGAACAG GAGGAGCGGTGGTGGCCGTTTGACATGTCGGGTCAGACCGtcgtcctcttcctcttgtGGCCGTTCGTGGCTCAGGGTCTGGTCCACCTGCTGAGGAAGGCCCAGAGGAGGAACCGTATAACTTCATGA